Sequence from the Ignavibacteria bacterium genome:
GTTTTGGCTAATGAACAGGTACTCGGGGATGGAAGCTGTGAGAGATGCGGAAGTCCCGTTATTCAAAAAAACCTTGTACAGTGGTTCTTTAAGACCACAGCCTATGCCGACAGACTGCTTGAAGATCTTGATCTGATTGACTGGCCCGAGGAGACAAAGACCAAACAGCGCAACTGGATTGGCAGAAGTGTAGGTGCCGAAGTCGAATTTAAGGTGGAAGGAAGTGAAGAGGTAATAAAAGTTTTTACTACCCGACCTGACACACTTTTTGGTGTTACCTATGTAACCCTGGCTCCCGAGCATCCGCTTGTAGCAAAACTCACGAAGCCCGAATACAAATCGTCTGTTGAAAAATATGTTGAACAAACCGCATATCTGACCGATATTGACAGACAATCGACAACAAAAGAGAAATCGGGTGTGTTCACGGGTTCGTATGCGGTTAATCCGATCAACGGTGAATCGGTGCCTGTTTGGATCGGTGATTATGTCCTCGTAACCTATGGAACAGGCTGTGTTATGGCTGTTCCCGGACATGATGAGAGAGATTTTGAATTTGCGAAGAAGTTTAACCTTTCAATCAGAAAAGTGATTCTTCAGGAAGGTACCAATCTCGAGGATGAACTTGCCGAAGCATTTACCGAGGCAGGAACGATGGTTAATTCGGGTAAATTCACGGGATTAAACTCAATTGCCGGTAAGGAAGCGGTTATAAAAGAACTTGAAAAAACAGGGAACGGATGTGCCAAGGTTAATTACAGACTGAGGGACTGGCTGATTTCCCGTCAGAGATATTGGGGAACGCCGATTCCCGTGGTTTACTGTAATACATGCGGTGAGGTCCCTGTTCCCGAAGAGCAGCTTCCCGTTACACTTCCCTACGATGTCGAGTTTAAACTTCAGGGTGATTCACCCTTGAGGAGACATGCTGGATTTATGAACACAACCTGTCCGAAGTGTGGCGGTCCTGCTGAAAGAGATCCCGACACGATGGATACATTTGTGGACTCCTCCTGGTACTACCTCCGTTATCTGAATCCGAAATTTAAAGACGGGATGATCGACACTTCGCTTACTGATAAATGGTCACCCGTTGACATGTATATCGGTGGCAGGGAACACTCGGTGATGCATCTGCTGTATGCCCGTTTTGTCCACAAATTTTTGATGGATATCGGTCTTGTAAAAACTCCCGAACCGTTCATGAGGCTTGTGCATCAGGGGACAATCACCAATCAGGGTGCCAAGATGTCGAAATCGAAAGGGAATGTCGTAAATCCCGAGCCATACATCGATAAATACGGTTCTGATGTTTTCCGTCTATACCTGATGTTTATGGGACCCTACGAACTTGGTGGTGACTGGAGTGATTCAGGAATTACCGGTACTGAACGGTTTGCACAGAGACTTTATGACATGGCTCAGACCTATGCAGGCTGGTTTACAAAGCATAAGTCTGAAGAAAAATATGATCTTGCAGATCTGAGCGGTGAAGAAAAATCGGTTTACAGATATGTGAACAAAACACTCGCGAAATATCAGCATGAGATGGAGCATCTGAAATTCAATACGGCTATTGCCTCGATGATGGAACTGAGCAATGAACTCGGAAAGAATCTCGCAGCCTGCAGACCCGGAATTCAGACATACACTCTCTTGAGGGTTGCTTCGATGCTGGCTCCACTGGCACCACATCTTGCCGAGGAAATTGCAAGCATTTTGGGACGGGAAAAGTCGCTTTTTGAGGAACCCGATCAGTTCACCCCCGACCCCGAAGCTTTGACGGTTGACTCTGTCACGATAGCTGTTCAGGTCTCGGGCAAGATGAGAGGAACCGTTGACATGCCCGTCGATTCAGATCAGGAATCTGTTTTTGATGCGGCAAAAAATGACCCCAAAACAGGCAAGTTCATTGAAGGAAAAGAGATCATTAAAGTGATCTTTGTTAAAAACAAAATTTTGAATGTAATAGTAAAACAGGCATAAAATGTTAGACTTAAAATTTATAAGAGAGAATCCCGATGTTGTAAGACAGGGAATCGAAAACAAAAACGAAAAAAACAGAATTGATGAAGTACTCGAACTCGACAAAAAGAGGAGAGAAATCCTCGTCATCGCCGATGATCTGAAGTCGAAGAGAAACAGAGTCAGCGATGAGGTGGCAAAACTTAAAAAAGCCAAGGAAGATGCCACTGCCCTCATTGAAGAGATGAAGGGTGTGGGAGAGGATATAAAAAAATATAATGAAGAGCTCGCGGTTGTGGAAGCGGATCTGAACAACATACTCGCTTATATTCCGAACCTGCCACACTCATCAGTTCCTGTCGGAAAATCTGCCGCTGATAATGTTGAAGTCAGAAGATGGCTTCCTGAGGGATATAATCTGGATGACCCGACCGTGGTTCCCGACCATCTTCAGATTGGTAAAAACCTGAAAATCCTCGATTTTGAGAGGGGAACAAAGATTTCAGGTTCCGGTTTCCCCCTCTACATGGGAGACGGTGCCACTCTTGAAAGAGCACTTTTCAACTTTTTCCTCGATTTCCACTTGGAGCATCACGGATATCAGGAAGTGATGACACCCTTTATTGTGAATCGTGATTCGATGAAGGGGACGGGACAGATTCCCAAAATGGAAGAGGATATGTACACCTGTGAAAGGGACGGGATGTATCTCATTCCGACTGCCGAAGTGCCGATCACCAATATCTACAGGAGCGAGGTTCTTGATGAATCTTCACTTCCGATAAAATACTGCGGATATTCCCCCTGTTTCAGACGGGAAGCGGGTTCGTATGGCAAGGATACCAAAGGATTTTTGAGAGTTCATCAGTTTAATAAAGTTGAGATGGTGAAGTTCGCAAAACCTGAAGGCTCTTACGATGAACTTGAAAAACTTGTGAATGATGCCGAGGATATTCTGAAAGCCTTGAATATCCCATACAGAGTTCTGATGCTTTGCACGGGGGATTTGAGCTTCTCGGCAGCGAAATGCTACGACATAGAAGTGTGGTCACCTGCAGAAAAGAAATGGCTGGAAGCCTCTTCATGCAGTAACTTTGAAGATTTTCAAGCCCGCAGAGCAAACATAAAATACCGCCGCTCAGAAGATAAAAAGCTTGAATTCATTCACACATTGAACGGATCAGGGCTTGCCACCAGCAGATTGATGGTTTCACTTCTTGAAAACAATCTCAGACCCGACGGAAAACTCAATGTTCCCGAAGCTCTGAGACCATATCTCAGAAAAGATATTATCGGATAGAGTTATCCTTTCCCTTCTGTTAAGGGGTTGTTTTTTTAGCGGATACAAATAAATCCCTGAAAACTCAACCCCTGCGGGATAAAAATTTCCCTGATAAAAAAATACCCGATCCTCTTGTTATTCTCGCAAAATATATGGAAATTCCAATGTGGATTTGCATTATTAGCGAAAACCCACACCGGTTAAATTTCATATTTATAAAACAGATCAGGACTGTGTTATGCAGAATGATTTTCTAATGAACAGTATGATGTCAAAACTGGCAGCCGATTCGAAATTCGTGGGAATTTTCATGATGGTGGTCGGCGGGCTGGTTTGTCTTACACTTTTCGGGATACCGTTTGGTCTTCCATATTTGTTTGCCGGGATCAGAGCGAAGGATGCCGGAGCACAAATTGAGCAATTTTTGATGACAAACGACAATGTGCTCAAAACGAATGCCTATGAAAACTATCAGAAGCATTTTTTTATATTGAAGGTGTTGTTTATTGTCGGAATTGTTGCTGCGATTGTTGCAATTCTCTTCTTTGCATTTGTGTTCGCTGCTATGATTTCGAGTTTTTCAAGGTCAGGAGTACACTAACATGGAAAATAACTATTACGAGAAGAACATTATCACCAAACTTGGCTCTGATGCCAAATTTGTCGGAATTCTTAATATCATTATCGGTGTTCTTAATTGCCTGTCGCTTTACGGAATTCCTTCAGGAGTGCTGACAATTATTACCGGGATGAAGGCGAAGGATGCGGGCAACCATTTCTCGAATTATGCAACCTACAGGGATGAGGCTGAAGAATACAGAGCCATCGAAAACCTCGGAAACTATTTCAAATGGATGAAAATTTCGATCATAGTGGGACTTGTGATCATGGTGATTGTTTTCATTATTTCGTTCGCTGCCGGGGGAAGTCTCTTCAAAATGCCCCGGGGAAGATACACCCAGCTTTAAACAAAAAAAGAGGCTGATAACCTTTCGGAAATCAGCCTCTTTAACATCTCACACATCACTTCGGAGCCAACAAATCTTTATTGATACTCCGGCACGCAAGCAATTCACAGCAATTCGTTCTCAGTATAACCATCTTTACATTACTGCCGGAGCATCGGGAGAGATTCTATAATTAACACTGTTGGAGTAAGTACTTGTTTAACATTTGTGGCAATAAAAAGAGTTCCAAATGTAAAAAAAATATCTACAAACCCTAAACGAGTCTTGATTATTAGCGAAAAGATGCTTAATTTTAGGAGATGAAAGAAACTTTAGAATTCCCGATAAATGTCGTCGCAAAACTTACAGGCCTATCGTCCCATCTGATCAGAGCATGGGAAAAAAGGTACTCTGCCATTACCCCATCACGGACAGGTACAAACAGACGGGTTTATACGGAGGAGGCGATAGAAAAGCTAAAATTGCTGAAGCTACTCACCTCAAAGGGGTACTCCATAGGAAATGTGGCTTCCCTCGGGATATCGCGTCTGAAGGATATGCTGGGACAGCCGGAGCTTCACCATCATCTCCCCGGTGTGGAACCAAAAAGTGAGGGAGACATCATTACACGGTGCCTGAAAGCGATCGAGGAATACGACTCCCAAAAGCTCGAAACCGAGCTGATTAAATCTTCTCTTCAGTTTACAATGCTTGAATTGTTCGACAAGGTGGTCACTCCTCTTATGCATAAGACAGGGGATTTGTGGCGGGTCGGAAAGCTAAGACCGGCACATGAGCATCTTGCACTTGAAACGATTAAGAGATTTCTGAGGGGAATTCAGGCGGGATTCTCGATTCATTCTGCTGCCCCCGTACTGGTGGTCTGTTCACCCGCAAACCAGTTGCACGATCTCGGTGCTTACATGACTACATTCGCAGCTTCGTCTGAAGGATGGAAAACAGTTTTTCTGGGTTCAAATCTGCCCGCAGAAGATATAGCCGCTGCGGCACTTCGGGTAAATGCGAAGGCTGTGGCTCTGAGTATTGTCTATCCTGATGACGATCCTTACCTCTCCTCTGATATTCAAAAAATGGGGATTCTCCTCCCCAAGAGCATTAAAATCATATTTGGCGGGCAATCGGTCTATGGCTACAAAAAGGAAATTGACAGCATTGGGGGTATCATAGCCGGAAATATGACTGCTCTTCGAAATGTAATGCACTCGATCAGGAAAAAATAAAAGATTTCACCTGTTTTTCCCCAAAATTTCATAACTTTATCTACCGGTTTTTAGCCTTTTTTGGCAGCGCCGAGGGCGGAAACAATTATTTAATTTTTTACCGGCAGGCATAATATGAGTAATAAAGACGACAGGAAAAAAAGATCCGGCAAGTTTCGCGGAATGGAAGACGATTACCCCGGATTCGAGAAATTCAGGAAGAACAATAGATATTACCCCGGATATCCTCCTGATGCAAACAAAGAAGAGATTCAAAAGATAGAATCTCAGCAGTTCGGTACAGGGCATCTTGTACACGACAGCAAAGTCAT
This genomic interval carries:
- a CDS encoding leucine--tRNA ligase, which produces MKYQASEIEPKWQKYWDEHGVYKTDLNDPAKKLYSLVMFIYPSGAKLHCGHWYNYGPADTWARFRKLMGYNVYEPFGYDAFGLPAENYAIKTGVHPLDSTLKNIEDIRAQLKRIGCMYDSNSELMTCDPEYYKWNQWLFLQLYKKGLAYRKKSPVNWCTSCQTVLANEQVLGDGSCERCGSPVIQKNLVQWFFKTTAYADRLLEDLDLIDWPEETKTKQRNWIGRSVGAEVEFKVEGSEEVIKVFTTRPDTLFGVTYVTLAPEHPLVAKLTKPEYKSSVEKYVEQTAYLTDIDRQSTTKEKSGVFTGSYAVNPINGESVPVWIGDYVLVTYGTGCVMAVPGHDERDFEFAKKFNLSIRKVILQEGTNLEDELAEAFTEAGTMVNSGKFTGLNSIAGKEAVIKELEKTGNGCAKVNYRLRDWLISRQRYWGTPIPVVYCNTCGEVPVPEEQLPVTLPYDVEFKLQGDSPLRRHAGFMNTTCPKCGGPAERDPDTMDTFVDSSWYYLRYLNPKFKDGMIDTSLTDKWSPVDMYIGGREHSVMHLLYARFVHKFLMDIGLVKTPEPFMRLVHQGTITNQGAKMSKSKGNVVNPEPYIDKYGSDVFRLYLMFMGPYELGGDWSDSGITGTERFAQRLYDMAQTYAGWFTKHKSEEKYDLADLSGEEKSVYRYVNKTLAKYQHEMEHLKFNTAIASMMELSNELGKNLAACRPGIQTYTLLRVASMLAPLAPHLAEEIASILGREKSLFEEPDQFTPDPEALTVDSVTIAVQVSGKMRGTVDMPVDSDQESVFDAAKNDPKTGKFIEGKEIIKVIFVKNKILNVIVKQA
- the serS gene encoding serine--tRNA ligase; the protein is MLDLKFIRENPDVVRQGIENKNEKNRIDEVLELDKKRREILVIADDLKSKRNRVSDEVAKLKKAKEDATALIEEMKGVGEDIKKYNEELAVVEADLNNILAYIPNLPHSSVPVGKSAADNVEVRRWLPEGYNLDDPTVVPDHLQIGKNLKILDFERGTKISGSGFPLYMGDGATLERALFNFFLDFHLEHHGYQEVMTPFIVNRDSMKGTGQIPKMEEDMYTCERDGMYLIPTAEVPITNIYRSEVLDESSLPIKYCGYSPCFRREAGSYGKDTKGFLRVHQFNKVEMVKFAKPEGSYDELEKLVNDAEDILKALNIPYRVLMLCTGDLSFSAAKCYDIEVWSPAEKKWLEASSCSNFEDFQARRANIKYRRSEDKKLEFIHTLNGSGLATSRLMVSLLENNLRPDGKLNVPEALRPYLRKDIIG
- a CDS encoding MerR family transcriptional regulator, with translation MKETLEFPINVVAKLTGLSSHLIRAWEKRYSAITPSRTGTNRRVYTEEAIEKLKLLKLLTSKGYSIGNVASLGISRLKDMLGQPELHHHLPGVEPKSEGDIITRCLKAIEEYDSQKLETELIKSSLQFTMLELFDKVVTPLMHKTGDLWRVGKLRPAHEHLALETIKRFLRGIQAGFSIHSAAPVLVVCSPANQLHDLGAYMTTFAASSEGWKTVFLGSNLPAEDIAAAALRVNAKAVALSIVYPDDDPYLSSDIQKMGILLPKSIKIIFGGQSVYGYKKEIDSIGGIIAGNMTALRNVMHSIRKK